Below is a genomic region from Methanofastidiosum sp..
TACATATACGCCATTGGTAAAAATATTTTCAACTGGAGGAGAGATTAACTTGGGTGGATTAATTAGAATTTTTGATAATGCAACCCAACCTGTAGAAGTTGAAAAGGATTTAAAGATTGTTCCTGGAGCAAATACAATAATAACAACTATAGATAAAATAGCAAGCTGGGGAAGGCGTTCTTCCCTTTGGCCTCTCACCTTTGGATTAGCCTGCTGTGCTATTGAAATGATGGCAACCGGTGCATCTCATTATGACCTTGATAGATTTGGTGTAATCTTTAGAGCGACTCCGAGACAGGCAGATGTGATGATCGTAGCAGGGACTTTAACCAAGAAGATGGCACCTGTAATTGTTAATCTCTATCATCAGATGGCTGAACCCAGATATGTAATTGCTATGGGAAGTTGTGCCTGTAGTGGAGGAATCTTCAATACTTACAGTACAGTTCAAGGAATTGACGAAATCTTACCAGTTGATGTTTATATCCCTGGATGTCCACCGAGACCA
It encodes:
- a CDS encoding NADH-quinone oxidoreductase subunit B, producing MVPGANTIITTIDKIASWGRRSSLWPLTFGLACCAIEMMATGASHYDLDRFGVIFRATPRQADVMIVAGTLTKKMAPVIVNLYHQMAEPRYVIAMGSCACSGGIFNTYSTVQGIDEILPVDVYIPGCPPRPEALIEGIIKLQEKIKHQPYHKERCLSGICLIENENSKEKNESHRDSEENKR